One Ricinus communis isolate WT05 ecotype wild-type chromosome 7, ASM1957865v1, whole genome shotgun sequence genomic region harbors:
- the LOC8264211 gene encoding seed biotin-containing protein SBP65 isoform X3 produces MASEQSRRENTTSERKVHLEKDRVPKMTLHFESLVTEKPTETTQGSEGSTTASTNAVGEADRPEKAGEGNGTGAQFESLADKVKSKEDAPSDQEQGRNYTVGKFEASGEGEKGSNKEGKEEKKENKEQPSLEEISKLRQTAQQNSMEAIKAAQERYEKAKEKANQGLSVAAEYAKEKGAQSKEGAQNIEEKAAQTTDTVKEKGAKAKDTVLEGAQRTTQLVAEGGAKTKDTVLEGAQKTSQYAAEKGKEAKDTAAEMGQQTKEKVVGASKTAKDYAATAKDVTMEKTKEAAHYAGEVAADVKDKAAVAGWTAVHYTTEKAVEGTKAAAGAVGAVTEKAAAVAVKPFSAAKQVAASTGESMKDYTARKKEEAERELEARKAAEKEEEKRKAREHQQNPQLKASPKKFSQKSQKEKKSSSSSSSSNKREAAACSVPLAKL; encoded by the exons atggcaTCTGAGCAATCAAGAAGAGAGAACACAACCAGTGAGAGAAAGGTTCATTTAGAGAAAGATAGAGTTCCTAAAATGACTCTTCATTTCGAGTCTTTGGTGACTGAGAAACCAACAGAAACTACTCAAGGGAGTGAGGGGAGTACTACTGCTAGTACAAACGCGGTTGGTGAAGCTGACAGGCCTGAGAAAGCAGGAGAAGGGAATGGGACGGGTGCTCAATTTGAGTCTCTTGCTGATAAAGTCAAAAGCAAAGAGGATGCTCCTAGTGATCAAGAACAAGGAAGGAATTATACTGTTGGAAAATTTGAAGCGAGTGGTGAAGGAGAGAAAGGGTCTAATAAGGAAGgcaaagaagagaaaaaggaaaacaaagagCAACCTTCTTTGGAAGAAATATCAAAGCTTAGACAAACAGCACAGCAAAATTCCATGGAGGCTATTAAGGCTGCACAAGAGAGATATGAGAAGGCTAAAGAAAAGGCAAATCAAGGTTTAAGTGTTGCAGCTGAGTATGCTAAAGAGAAAGGTGCACAATCAAAAGAAGGTGCTCAAAATATAGAAGAGAAGGCAGCACAGACTACAGATACggttaaagaaaaaggtgcAAAAGCAAAAGACACTGTTCTTGAAGGTGCTCAGAGGACAACCCAACTTGTTGCAGAGGGAGGAGCAAAGACAAAAGATACAGTTCTTGAAGGAGCTCAAAAAACTTCACAGTATGCTGcagagaaaggaaaagaggCTAAAGATACTGCGGCGGAAATGGGTCAACAAACAAAGGAGAAAGTGGTGGGTGCAAGCAAGACTGCCAAAGATTATGCGGCCACGGCTAAAGATGTGACGATGGAGAAAACTAAGGAGGCAGCTCATTATGCTGGGGAAGTGGCTGCCGACGTGAAGGACAAGGCTGCAGTGGCTGGTTGGACAGCAGTGCATTATACCACGGAGAAGGCAGTGGAGGGGACAAAGGCGGCAGCAGGAGCTGTTGGAGCAGTGACGGAGAAAGCTGCAGCGGTTGCAGTCAAGCCTTTCAGTGCTGCTAAGCAGGTTGCTGCGTCCACCGGTGAGAGCATGAAGGACTATACTGCTAGGAAGAAAGAGGAGGCTGAGAGAGAACTTGAAGCCAGGAAAGCTGCAGAGAAAGAG GAGGAGAAGCGAAAGGCAAGGGAACATCAACAAAATCCTCAACTGAAAGCTTCGCCGAAAAAGTTTTCCCAGAAATCtcagaaggagaagaagagcagcagcagcagcagcagcagcaacaaaAGGGAGGCAGCAGCTTGCTCGGTGCCATTGGCGAAACTATAG
- the LOC107261735 gene encoding signaling peptide TAXIMIN 1: MCDGDCRPLGFLLGLPFALLSLLVSIVGVVVWIVGLLLTCICPCCLCVTIIVELALELIKAPIHVMEWFTSQIPC; encoded by the exons ATGTGTGACGGTGATTGCAGGCCTTTAGGCTTTCTTTTAGGCCTTCCATTTGCCCTTCTTTCTCTCCTCGTCTCCATTGTTGGCGTCGTGGTTTGGATCGTCGG GTTGTTGTTGACATGCATATGTCCTTGTTGTTTGTGCGTGACAATAATAGTGGAGCTTGCTCTGGAGTTGATCAAGGCACCTATTCATGTCATGGAGTGGTTCACCTCTCAAATTCCCTGTTAG
- the LOC8264211 gene encoding seed biotin-containing protein SBP65 isoform X5 yields the protein MASEQSRRENTTSERKVHLEKDRVPKMTLHFESLVTEKPTETTQGSEGSTTASTNAVGEADRPEKAGEGNGTGAQFESLADKVKSKEDAPSDQEQGRNYTVGKFEASGEGEKGSNKEGKEEKKENKEQPSLEEISKLRQTAQQNSMEAIKAAQERYEKAKEKANQGLSVAAEYAKEKGAQSKEGAQNIEEKAAQTTDTVKEKGAKAKDTVLEGAQRTTQLVAEGGAKTKDTVLEGAQKTSQYAAEKGKEAKDTAAEMGQQTKEKVVGASKTAKDYAATAKDVTMEKTKEAAHYAGEVAADVKDKAAVAGWTAVHYTTEKAVEGTKAAAGAVGAVTEKAAAVAVKPFSAAKQVAASTGESMKDYTARKKEEAERELEARKAAEKEHHAGSPIYKEH from the exons atggcaTCTGAGCAATCAAGAAGAGAGAACACAACCAGTGAGAGAAAGGTTCATTTAGAGAAAGATAGAGTTCCTAAAATGACTCTTCATTTCGAGTCTTTGGTGACTGAGAAACCAACAGAAACTACTCAAGGGAGTGAGGGGAGTACTACTGCTAGTACAAACGCGGTTGGTGAAGCTGACAGGCCTGAGAAAGCAGGAGAAGGGAATGGGACGGGTGCTCAATTTGAGTCTCTTGCTGATAAAGTCAAAAGCAAAGAGGATGCTCCTAGTGATCAAGAACAAGGAAGGAATTATACTGTTGGAAAATTTGAAGCGAGTGGTGAAGGAGAGAAAGGGTCTAATAAGGAAGgcaaagaagagaaaaaggaaaacaaagagCAACCTTCTTTGGAAGAAATATCAAAGCTTAGACAAACAGCACAGCAAAATTCCATGGAGGCTATTAAGGCTGCACAAGAGAGATATGAGAAGGCTAAAGAAAAGGCAAATCAAGGTTTAAGTGTTGCAGCTGAGTATGCTAAAGAGAAAGGTGCACAATCAAAAGAAGGTGCTCAAAATATAGAAGAGAAGGCAGCACAGACTACAGATACggttaaagaaaaaggtgcAAAAGCAAAAGACACTGTTCTTGAAGGTGCTCAGAGGACAACCCAACTTGTTGCAGAGGGAGGAGCAAAGACAAAAGATACAGTTCTTGAAGGAGCTCAAAAAACTTCACAGTATGCTGcagagaaaggaaaagaggCTAAAGATACTGCGGCGGAAATGGGTCAACAAACAAAGGAGAAAGTGGTGGGTGCAAGCAAGACTGCCAAAGATTATGCGGCCACGGCTAAAGATGTGACGATGGAGAAAACTAAGGAGGCAGCTCATTATGCTGGGGAAGTGGCTGCCGACGTGAAGGACAAGGCTGCAGTGGCTGGTTGGACAGCAGTGCATTATACCACGGAGAAGGCAGTGGAGGGGACAAAGGCGGCAGCAGGAGCTGTTGGAGCAGTGACGGAGAAAGCTGCAGCGGTTGCAGTCAAGCCTTTCAGTGCTGCTAAGCAGGTTGCTGCGTCCACCGGTGAGAGCATGAAGGACTATACTGCTAGGAAGAAAGAGGAGGCTGAGAGAGAACTTGAAGCCAGGAAAGCTGCAGAGAAAGAG CATCATGCAGGTTCTCCAATCTACAAGGAACATTGA
- the LOC8264214 gene encoding phospholipase A1-IIgamma: MSGGNIARRWRQLSGQQKWQGLLEPLDNDLRQYLIHYGDLAQATYDNFIMQKYSQFAGDNRFSMKNLFSRVGLGMRNNQFVYKPVKYLYATSKVDVPQSFIMSPASTSRAVPNGESNWIGYIAVATDQAKEKLGRRDIAVAWRGTLQPLEWIKDFDFPLTSASDVLGGHNDAQVHQGFHSVYTSDNPQSQTSKTSARQQVLDGLRELVNKFENEEISVTVVGHSLGAALATLSAADIVANGFNRTDKQANKSCPVTAFAFACPRTGNRGFKQVCDSLEDLRILRITNTPDMVPKVPPLIAGYSEVGENLEIDSRKSMYLKPTGGFISWHNLETYLHTIAGTQGKRSAFRLECQRDISLVNKNLDALKEKYMVPGNWWCGLNNGMIQQEDGLWKLFDRDKDDE; this comes from the exons ATGTCTGGAGGAAACATAGCCAGAAGATGGAGGCAGCTTAGCGGGCAACAAAAGTGGCAGGGCCTCCTTGAGCCTCTAGACAATGATCTCCGTCAATACCTCATCCACTATGGTGATTTGGCTCAAGCTACATATGACAATTTCATTATGCAGAAGTATTCACAGTTTGCAGGGGACAATAGATTTTCAATGAAAAATTTGTTTTCCCGGGTTGGTCTAGGCATGCGGAACAATCAATTTGTTTATAAACCTGTCAAGTACTTATATGCAACCTCCAAAGTTGATGTCCCACAAAGTTTCATTATGAGTCCAGCATCCACATCAAGGGCTGTGCCGAATGGAGAATCGAATTGGATCGGATACATAGCAGTAGCTACCGATCAGGCGAAGGAGAAATTGGGCAGGAGGGATATAGCAGTTGCATGGCGAGGAACACTCCAGCCTCTGGAATGGATCAAAgattttgattttcctttgaCGTCTGCTTCTGATGTTCTAGGAGGACATAATGATGCTCAAGTTCATCAAGGATTTCATTCAGTTTATACATCAGATAATCCTCAGTCACAAACTAGCAAAACTAGTGCCAGGCAGCAG GTCTTGGATGGACTGAGGGAGCTGGTGAATAAATTTGAGAATGAGGAGATCAGCGTGACTGTAGTAGGGCACAGTCTGGGTGCAGCACTTGCAACTCTTAGTGCAGCTGATATTGTAGCCAATGGGTTCAACAGAACCGACAAACAAGCAAATAAGAGCTGTCCTGTTACAGCCTTTGCCTTCGCCTGCCCACGCACAGGGAATCGGGGATTCAAGCAAGTCTGCGACTCCTTGGAGGATCTCCGTATTCTACGGATCACAAATACTCCTGATATGGTACCCAAAGTTCCACCACTGATAGCAGGTTATAGCGAGGTTGGAGAAAATCTAGAAATCGACAGCCGAAAATCTATGTACCTGAAGCCCACAGGAGGGTTCATATCTTGGCATAACTTGGAGACATATCTGCACACAATTGCCGGAACACAAGGGAAAAGGTCTGCGTTTCGTTTAGAATGTCAACGAGACATTTCATTGGTGAACAAGAATTTGGATGCTTTAAAGGAGAAATACATGGTGCCCGGTAATTGGTGGTGTGGCCTAAACAATGGGATGATTCAACAGGAGGATGGTCTTTGGAAGCTATTTGATCGTGACAAGGATGATGAGTAA
- the LOC8264212 gene encoding phospholipase A1-IIgamma, protein MSVEDIAKRWKLLSGQQKWEGLLDPLDLDLRRYLIHYGEMAQATYDTFIMEKVSKYAGDSRYSMKNLFSEVGLVLNNPFVYQPVKYLYATSKIDVPESFILKPLSRDAWNRESNWIGYIAVATDQGKQALGRRDITIAWRGTIQPLEWIKDFDFPLTSASDIVGVEKDAQVHQGFLSIYTSDNPQSQFNKTSVREQIFETLKELVDKYENEDISVTVTGHSLGAALATLSAVDIVANGLNRSDDQASKACPVTAFVFACPRTGDRAFREVSDSFSDLRILRVTNTPDIIPKVPPLAIGYRDVGQNLELDSRKSTYLKPTGAFITWHNLEAYMHCIAGTQGGKPDFHLEVNRDIALVNKKLNSLKDIYLVPSAWWQEKHKGMVQQEDGSWKLDDHEDDA, encoded by the exons ATGTCTGTAGAAGACATTGCTAAAAGATGGAAGCTGCTGAGCGGGCAACAAAAGTGGGAGGGCCTCCTTGACCCTCTAGACCTTGACCTCCGTCGGTACCTCATCCACTATGGTGAGATGGCTCAAGCTACCTATGACACTTTCATTATGGAAAAAGTGTCGAAGTATGCAGGGGACAGTCGATATTCAATGAAAAATCTGTTTTCTGAGGTCGGTCTAGTCTTGAACAATCCATTTGTTTACCAACCTGTCAAGTACTTGTATGCTACCTCCAAAATTGACGTCCcagaaagttttattttaaagccATTATCAAGGGATGCCTGGAATAGGGAATCGAATTGGATTGGATACATAGCAGTAGCCACCGATCAGGGAAAGCAGGCTTTAGGCAGGAGGGATATAACAATTGCATGGAGAGGAACAATCCAGCCTCTTGAATGGATTAAAGATTTTGATTTTCCACTGACGTCTGCTTCTGATATTGTCGGAGTAGAAAAAGATGCTCAAGTTCATCAAggatttctttcaatttatacATCGGACAATCCCCAGTCACAGTTTAACAAAACTAGTGTCAGGGAGCAG ATTTTCGAGACACTGAAGGAGCTGGTGGATAAGTATGAGAATGAGGACATCAGCGTGACTGTAACAGGGCACAGTTTAGGTGCAGCACTTGCAACTCTTAGCGCAGTTGATATTGTAGCCAATGGGTTGAACAGGAGCGATGATCAAGCCAGCAAGGCCTGTCCTGTCACAGCCTTTGTCTTCGCCTGCCCACGCACGGGGGATCGAGCATTTAGAGAAGTCTCCGATTCCTTCAGTGATCTTCGTATCCTCCGGGTGACAAATACTCCTGATATAATACCCAAAGTTCCACCATTAGCGATAGGTTATAGAGACGTTGGACAAAATCTAGAACTCGACAGCCGAAAATCTACGTACCTGAAGCCTACAGGAGCATTCATAACTTGGCATAATTTGGAGGCATATATGCATTGTATTGCAGGAACACAAGGGGGAAAACCCGATTTTCATTTAGAAGTGAACAGAGATATTGCATTAGTGAATAAGAAATTGAATAGTTTGAAGGATATATATTTGGTGCCCAGCGCTTGGTGGCAAGAGAAACACAAAGGGATGGTTCAACAGGAGGATGGCTCTTGGAAGCTAGATGATCATGAAGATGATGCTTAA
- the LOC8264211 gene encoding seed biotin-containing protein SBP65 isoform X1 → MASEQSRRENTTSERKVHLEKDRVPKMTLHFESLVTEKPTETTQGSEGSTTASTNAVGEADRPEKAGEGNGTGAQFESLADKVKSKEDAPSDQEQGRNYTVGKFEASGEGEKGSNKEGKEEKKENKEQPSLEEISKLRQTAQQNSMEAIKAAQERYEKAKEKANQGLSVAAEYAKEKGAQSKEGAQNIEEKAAQTTDTVKEKGAKAKDTVLEGAQRTTQLVAEGGAKTKDTVLEGAQKTSQYAAEKGKEAKDTAAEMGQQTKEKVVGASKTAKDYAATAKDVTMEKTKEAAHYAGEVAADVKDKAAVAGWTAVHYTTEKAVEGTKAAAGAVGAVTEKAAAVAVKPFSAAKQVAASTGESMKDYTARKKEEAERELEARKAAEKESFQGGDFKEESQIHATGGEAKGKGTSTKSSTESFAEKVFPEISEGEEEQQQQQQQQQKGGSSLLGAIGETIAEIAQTTKELVLGQDQPRGFESASYESSEQEHDESRG, encoded by the exons atggcaTCTGAGCAATCAAGAAGAGAGAACACAACCAGTGAGAGAAAGGTTCATTTAGAGAAAGATAGAGTTCCTAAAATGACTCTTCATTTCGAGTCTTTGGTGACTGAGAAACCAACAGAAACTACTCAAGGGAGTGAGGGGAGTACTACTGCTAGTACAAACGCGGTTGGTGAAGCTGACAGGCCTGAGAAAGCAGGAGAAGGGAATGGGACGGGTGCTCAATTTGAGTCTCTTGCTGATAAAGTCAAAAGCAAAGAGGATGCTCCTAGTGATCAAGAACAAGGAAGGAATTATACTGTTGGAAAATTTGAAGCGAGTGGTGAAGGAGAGAAAGGGTCTAATAAGGAAGgcaaagaagagaaaaaggaaaacaaagagCAACCTTCTTTGGAAGAAATATCAAAGCTTAGACAAACAGCACAGCAAAATTCCATGGAGGCTATTAAGGCTGCACAAGAGAGATATGAGAAGGCTAAAGAAAAGGCAAATCAAGGTTTAAGTGTTGCAGCTGAGTATGCTAAAGAGAAAGGTGCACAATCAAAAGAAGGTGCTCAAAATATAGAAGAGAAGGCAGCACAGACTACAGATACggttaaagaaaaaggtgcAAAAGCAAAAGACACTGTTCTTGAAGGTGCTCAGAGGACAACCCAACTTGTTGCAGAGGGAGGAGCAAAGACAAAAGATACAGTTCTTGAAGGAGCTCAAAAAACTTCACAGTATGCTGcagagaaaggaaaagaggCTAAAGATACTGCGGCGGAAATGGGTCAACAAACAAAGGAGAAAGTGGTGGGTGCAAGCAAGACTGCCAAAGATTATGCGGCCACGGCTAAAGATGTGACGATGGAGAAAACTAAGGAGGCAGCTCATTATGCTGGGGAAGTGGCTGCCGACGTGAAGGACAAGGCTGCAGTGGCTGGTTGGACAGCAGTGCATTATACCACGGAGAAGGCAGTGGAGGGGACAAAGGCGGCAGCAGGAGCTGTTGGAGCAGTGACGGAGAAAGCTGCAGCGGTTGCAGTCAAGCCTTTCAGTGCTGCTAAGCAGGTTGCTGCGTCCACCGGTGAGAGCATGAAGGACTATACTGCTAGGAAGAAAGAGGAGGCTGAGAGAGAACTTGAAGCCAGGAAAGCTGCAGAGAAAGAG AGTTTCCAGGGTGGAGATTTCAAAGAAGAATCACAGATTCATGCAACAGGAGGAGAAGCGAAAGGCAAGGGAACATCAACAAAATCCTCAACTGAAAGCTTCGCCGAAAAAGTTTTCCCAGAAATCtcagaaggagaagaagagcagcagcagcagcagcagcagcaacaaaAGGGAGGCAGCAGCTTGCTCGGTGCCATTGGCGAAACTATAGCCGAGATTGCTCAGACAACCAAAGAGCTTGTTTTGGGACAGGACCAACCTAGAGGATTTGAGAGCGCTAGTTATGAATCAAGCGAGCAAGAACATGATGAAAGCAGAGGATGA
- the LOC8264211 gene encoding seed biotin-containing protein SBP65 isoform X2: MASEQSRRENTTSERKVHLEKDRVPKMTLHFESLVTEKPTETTQGSEGSTTASTNAVGEADRPEKAGEGNGTGAQFESLADKVKSKEDAPSDQEQGRNYTVGKFEASGEGEKGSNKEGKEEKKENKEQPSLEEISKLRQTAQQNSMEAIKAAQERYEKAKEKANQGLSVAAEYAKEKGAQSKEGAQNIEEKAAQTTDTVKEKGAKAKDTVLEGAQRTTQLVAEGGAKTKDTVLEGAQKTSQYAAEKGKEAKDTAAEMGQQTKEKVVGASKTAKDYAATAKDVTMEKTKEAAHYAGEVAADVKDKAAVAGWTAVHYTTEKAVEGTKAAAGAVGAVTEKAAAVAVKPFSAAKQVAASTGESMKDYTARKKEEAERELEARKAAEKEGGDFKEESQIHATGGEAKGKGTSTKSSTESFAEKVFPEISEGEEEQQQQQQQQQKGGSSLLGAIGETIAEIAQTTKELVLGQDQPRGFESASYESSEQEHDESRG; the protein is encoded by the exons atggcaTCTGAGCAATCAAGAAGAGAGAACACAACCAGTGAGAGAAAGGTTCATTTAGAGAAAGATAGAGTTCCTAAAATGACTCTTCATTTCGAGTCTTTGGTGACTGAGAAACCAACAGAAACTACTCAAGGGAGTGAGGGGAGTACTACTGCTAGTACAAACGCGGTTGGTGAAGCTGACAGGCCTGAGAAAGCAGGAGAAGGGAATGGGACGGGTGCTCAATTTGAGTCTCTTGCTGATAAAGTCAAAAGCAAAGAGGATGCTCCTAGTGATCAAGAACAAGGAAGGAATTATACTGTTGGAAAATTTGAAGCGAGTGGTGAAGGAGAGAAAGGGTCTAATAAGGAAGgcaaagaagagaaaaaggaaaacaaagagCAACCTTCTTTGGAAGAAATATCAAAGCTTAGACAAACAGCACAGCAAAATTCCATGGAGGCTATTAAGGCTGCACAAGAGAGATATGAGAAGGCTAAAGAAAAGGCAAATCAAGGTTTAAGTGTTGCAGCTGAGTATGCTAAAGAGAAAGGTGCACAATCAAAAGAAGGTGCTCAAAATATAGAAGAGAAGGCAGCACAGACTACAGATACggttaaagaaaaaggtgcAAAAGCAAAAGACACTGTTCTTGAAGGTGCTCAGAGGACAACCCAACTTGTTGCAGAGGGAGGAGCAAAGACAAAAGATACAGTTCTTGAAGGAGCTCAAAAAACTTCACAGTATGCTGcagagaaaggaaaagaggCTAAAGATACTGCGGCGGAAATGGGTCAACAAACAAAGGAGAAAGTGGTGGGTGCAAGCAAGACTGCCAAAGATTATGCGGCCACGGCTAAAGATGTGACGATGGAGAAAACTAAGGAGGCAGCTCATTATGCTGGGGAAGTGGCTGCCGACGTGAAGGACAAGGCTGCAGTGGCTGGTTGGACAGCAGTGCATTATACCACGGAGAAGGCAGTGGAGGGGACAAAGGCGGCAGCAGGAGCTGTTGGAGCAGTGACGGAGAAAGCTGCAGCGGTTGCAGTCAAGCCTTTCAGTGCTGCTAAGCAGGTTGCTGCGTCCACCGGTGAGAGCATGAAGGACTATACTGCTAGGAAGAAAGAGGAGGCTGAGAGAGAACTTGAAGCCAGGAAAGCTGCAGAGAAAGAG GGTGGAGATTTCAAAGAAGAATCACAGATTCATGCAACAGGAGGAGAAGCGAAAGGCAAGGGAACATCAACAAAATCCTCAACTGAAAGCTTCGCCGAAAAAGTTTTCCCAGAAATCtcagaaggagaagaagagcagcagcagcagcagcagcagcaacaaaAGGGAGGCAGCAGCTTGCTCGGTGCCATTGGCGAAACTATAGCCGAGATTGCTCAGACAACCAAAGAGCTTGTTTTGGGACAGGACCAACCTAGAGGATTTGAGAGCGCTAGTTATGAATCAAGCGAGCAAGAACATGATGAAAGCAGAGGATGA
- the LOC8264211 gene encoding seed biotin-containing protein SBP65 isoform X4, with protein MASEQSRRENTTSERKVHLEKDRVPKMTLHFESLVTEKPTETTQGSEGSTTASTNAVGEADRPEKAGEGNGTGAQFESLADKVKSKEDAPSDQEQGRNYTVGKFEASGEGEKGSNKEGKEEKKENKEQPSLEEISKLRQTAQQNSMEAIKAAQERYEKAKEKANQGLSVAAEYAKEKGAQSKEGAQNIEEKAAQTTDTVKEKGAKAKDTVLEGAQRTTQLVAEGGAKTKDTVLEGAQKTSQYAAEKGKEAKDTAAEMGQQTKEKVVGASKTAKDYAATAKDVTMEKTKEAAHYAGEVAADVKDKAAVAGWTAVHYTTEKAVEGTKAAAGAVGAVTEKAAAVAVKPFSAAKQVAASTGESMKDYTARKKEEAERELEARKAAEKEVLQSTRNIDDARE; from the exons atggcaTCTGAGCAATCAAGAAGAGAGAACACAACCAGTGAGAGAAAGGTTCATTTAGAGAAAGATAGAGTTCCTAAAATGACTCTTCATTTCGAGTCTTTGGTGACTGAGAAACCAACAGAAACTACTCAAGGGAGTGAGGGGAGTACTACTGCTAGTACAAACGCGGTTGGTGAAGCTGACAGGCCTGAGAAAGCAGGAGAAGGGAATGGGACGGGTGCTCAATTTGAGTCTCTTGCTGATAAAGTCAAAAGCAAAGAGGATGCTCCTAGTGATCAAGAACAAGGAAGGAATTATACTGTTGGAAAATTTGAAGCGAGTGGTGAAGGAGAGAAAGGGTCTAATAAGGAAGgcaaagaagagaaaaaggaaaacaaagagCAACCTTCTTTGGAAGAAATATCAAAGCTTAGACAAACAGCACAGCAAAATTCCATGGAGGCTATTAAGGCTGCACAAGAGAGATATGAGAAGGCTAAAGAAAAGGCAAATCAAGGTTTAAGTGTTGCAGCTGAGTATGCTAAAGAGAAAGGTGCACAATCAAAAGAAGGTGCTCAAAATATAGAAGAGAAGGCAGCACAGACTACAGATACggttaaagaaaaaggtgcAAAAGCAAAAGACACTGTTCTTGAAGGTGCTCAGAGGACAACCCAACTTGTTGCAGAGGGAGGAGCAAAGACAAAAGATACAGTTCTTGAAGGAGCTCAAAAAACTTCACAGTATGCTGcagagaaaggaaaagaggCTAAAGATACTGCGGCGGAAATGGGTCAACAAACAAAGGAGAAAGTGGTGGGTGCAAGCAAGACTGCCAAAGATTATGCGGCCACGGCTAAAGATGTGACGATGGAGAAAACTAAGGAGGCAGCTCATTATGCTGGGGAAGTGGCTGCCGACGTGAAGGACAAGGCTGCAGTGGCTGGTTGGACAGCAGTGCATTATACCACGGAGAAGGCAGTGGAGGGGACAAAGGCGGCAGCAGGAGCTGTTGGAGCAGTGACGGAGAAAGCTGCAGCGGTTGCAGTCAAGCCTTTCAGTGCTGCTAAGCAGGTTGCTGCGTCCACCGGTGAGAGCATGAAGGACTATACTGCTAGGAAGAAAGAGGAGGCTGAGAGAGAACTTGAAGCCAGGAAAGCTGCAGAGAAAGAG GTTCTCCAATCTACAAGGAACATTGATGATGCTAGAGAATGA